In the Vigna radiata var. radiata cultivar VC1973A unplaced genomic scaffold, Vradiata_ver6 scaffold_297, whole genome shotgun sequence genome, one interval contains:
- the LOC106779040 gene encoding GDSL esterase/lipase CPRD49, with product MAGPLRPQIVLFGSSIIQMSFDNGGWGAILANLYARKADIVLRGYSGWNSRRALEVLDEIFPKDASVQPSLVIVYFGGNDSIDPHPSGLGPHVPLQEYLENMRKIANHIKSLSDHIRVIFLTSPPINEEQLRRKLSATQTGRSNESCGVYANALMELCEEMNLKAINLWSAIQAREDWLDVSFTDGVHLSAEGSKVVVKEILKILREADWKTSLHWMSMPTEYAEDSPYYPPTPDGTKTINVSHIVSRRCLQWDI from the exons atgGCAGGCCCATTGAGACCTCAGATTGTGTTATTTGGTTCTTCCATAATTCAAATGAGCTTCGACAATGGTGGTTGGGGTGCCATTCTAGCTAACTTGTACGCCAGAAAG GCGGATATCGTCTTGCGTGGATACTCAGGTTGGAATTCAAGAAGGGCTTTGGAAGTTTTGGATGAAATTTTTCCTAAG GATGCTAGTGTGCAACCATCATTGGTGATTGTATACTTTGGTGGTAATGATTCTATCGATCCTCACCCATCTGGCCTTGGTCCCCATGTGCCCCTCCAAGAATATCTTGAAAACATGAGGAAGATTGCTAACCATATAAAG AGTCTTTCGGATCATATTCGTGTCATATTTCTCACCTCTCCTCCGATTAATGAAGAACAGCTTCGCAGAAAGCTCAG TGCAACGCAAACAGGAAGGAGCAATGAGTCATGTGGAGTATATGCAAACGCATTAATGGAGCTTTGTGAGGAAATGAATTTGAAGGCTATTAATCTCTGGTCTGCAATTCAGGCCAGGGAAGATTGGTTAGACGTTAGCTTCAC GGATGGAGTTCATCTGTCAGCAGAAGGAAGCAAGGTGGTAGTGAAGGAAATATTAAAGATTCTGAGGGAAGCAGATTGGAAAACCAGTTTGCATTGGATGTCAATGCCAACAGAATATGCAGAAGATTCACCATATTATCCTCCCACTCCTGATGGAACAAAAACCATTAATGTTTCTCACATTGTCTCCCGAAGGTGTTTGCAGTGGGATATATAA